One Fusarium musae strain F31 chromosome 6, whole genome shotgun sequence DNA segment encodes these proteins:
- the SUP35 gene encoding translation termination factor GTPase eRF3 (BUSCO:EOG09261PUF~EggNog:ENOG41): protein MATPNSWEDDPAAQDENLAQQAQQQLNMNNPAPAQGGFRPGIASFQPGAASFQPGQAYGGYAPQYQQQQQQQYYQQGYYPQYGAQQGYNQYNQGYGGYSNQGYAGGGYPQYGQQQQQQQPQQPAAPTIAQRPAADAPTAAPSQPAAATAPKPKVISISGDASGPKPKTKVLSISGTGAATPVKQEEPPKAEPTDKPEAGQKATAVKAIEKTGEKAGKAATAKTSGKTSPSPGSGRNSPTAGEKKAAAREVDAVEKEQAADVDQETLKEIYGKEHVNIIFMGHVDAGKSTLGGSILYATGMVDERTMDKYKREAKDLGRESWYLSWVMDLNKEERTQGKTIEVGRGFFETEKRRYSILDAPGHKMYVPNMIGGASQADVGILVISARKGEYETGFERGGQTREHAMLAKTQGVNKLIVAVNKMDDPTVEWSHERYQECTTKLAQFLKGTGYNLKTDVYFLPIAAQQMMGIKTRIPKDVAPWWDGPALLEYLDSMKALERKVNAPFMLPINGKYRDLGTMVEGKIEAGVVKKGMNMIMMPNKTNVEAAAVYGEQEEEVQLAQCGDQVRIRLKGIEEDDILPGFVLCSPKRLVHTVAEFEAQIRILELKSILTAGFNCVLHVHSAIEEVTFAALLHKLQKGTNRKSKNPPTHAKKGDSIIARMQVIGGAGAVCVEKFEDYPQMGRFTLRDQGQTIAIGKITKLIFNEA, encoded by the exons ATGGCGACACCTAATTCCTGGGAGGACGATCCCGCTGCTCAGGATGAGAACCTCGCTCAGcaggctcagcagcagctcaaCATGAACAACCCCGCCCCCGCGCAAGGAGGCTTCCGACCTGGCATCGCCTCTTTCCAGCCTGGTGCTGCTTCATTCCAGCCCGGCCAAGCATATGGAGGATATGCACCTCaataccagcagcagcagcaacagcaatacTATCAGCAAGGCTACTACCCCCAATATGGTGCTCAGCAGGGCTACAACCAGTACAACCAGGGTTACGGTGGTTACAGCAACCAAGGCTATG CAGGTGGTGGCTATCCCCAGTAtggccaacaacagcagcagcaacaacctcAGCAGCCCGCTGCTCCCACGATTGCTCAACGACCTGCCGCCGATGCTCCCACTGCTGCACCCAGTCAGCCTGCTGCCGCTACTGCCCCTAAGCCCAAGGTGATCAGCATCAGCGGCGATGCTTCTGGtcccaagcccaagacgAAGGTACTCTCCATCTCAGGAACCGGCGCTGCTACTCCCGTCAAGCAAGAAGAACCCCCAAAGGCTGAGCCTACCGATAAGCCCGAGGCTGGTCAGAAGGCCACAGCCGTTAAGGCCATCGAGAAGACAGGCGAGAAGGCCGGTAAGGCTGCCACCGCTAAGACCTCTGGTAAGACCTCACCAAGCCCCGGCTCTGGTCGCAACAGTCCCACTGCCggtgagaagaaggccgcCGCCCGAGAAGTTGATGCCGTCGAAAAGGAGCAGGCCGCCGATGTCGACCAGGAGACTCTCAAGGAAATTTACGGCAAGGAGCacgtcaacatcatcttcatgggACACGTTGACGCCGGAAAGTCAACTCTTGGTGGCTCGATCTTGTATGCTACCGGTATGGTCGACGAGCGAACCATGGACAAGTACAAGAGGGAGGCCAAGGACTTGGGCCGCGAGTCTTGGTACCTGTCATGGGTCATGGATCTGAACAAGGAGGAGCGAACACAAGGAAAGACCATCGAGGTTGGCCGTGGTTTCTTCGAGACCGAGAAGCGTCGTTACAGTATCCTCGATGCCCCTGGCCACAAGATGTATGTTCCCAACATGATTGGAGGTGCCTCTCAGGCCGATGTTGGTATCCTCGTTATTTCCGCCCGAAAGGGTGAATACGAGACAGGTTTCGAGAGAGGTGGACAAACCCGCGAGCACGCCATGCTGGCCAAGACACAGGGTGTCAACAAACTCATCGTTGCCGTTAACAAGATGGATGACCCCACCGTGGAGTGGTCTCACGAGCGATACCAAGAGTGTACCACCAAGCTCGCTCAGTTCCTTAAGGGCACTGGCTATAACCTCAAGACCGATGTTTACTTCCTACCTATCGCCGCTCAGCAAATGATGGGTATCAAGACCCGCATCCCCAAGGATGTCGCTCCCTGGTGGGATGGTCCCGCGCTGCTCGAGTATCTCGACAGCATGAAGGCTCTCGAACGCAAGGTCAACGCCCCTTTCATGTTGCCCATCAATGGCAAGTACCGTGATCTTGGTACGATGGTGGAAGGCaagattgaggctggtgttgtcaagaagggtatgaacatgatcatgatgccCAACAAGACCAACGTAGAAGCTGCTGCCGTCTACGGCgagcaggaagaggaggttCAGCTAGCTCAGTGTGGTGACCAAGTGCGAATAAGGCTCAAGGGTATTGAGGAGGACGATATCTTGCCTGGATTCGTGCTTTGCTCGCCAAAGAGACTGGTGCACACTGTCGCTGAATTTGAGGCCCAGATCCGTATCCTGGAGCTCAAGAGTATTCTGACTGCCGGTTTCAACTGCGTGCTGCATGTCCACTCCGCCATCGAGGAGGTAACATTCGCAGCCCTTCTACATAAGCTTCAGAAGGGAACAAACCGCAAGAGCAAGAACCCCCCTACACACGCCAAGAAGGGCGACAGTATCATCGCTCGTATGCAGGTGATTGGCGGAGCAGGCGCTGTGTGCGTGGAAAAGTTCGAGGACTATCCCCAGATGGGTCGCTTCACCTTGCGAGACCAG GGACAAACCATTGCTATCGGCAAGATTACGAAGCTCATCTTCAATGAGGCTTAA
- a CDS encoding hypothetical protein (EggNog:ENOG41) produces MDEFLATVGVQAMRYAIRSGIALTSSYAVGQCSKLLKSVEDKAAHAELKSLRNLLDGKIKIISPAIDLIEFKSGRGNVFLESATPLAKSLHKDIVSLGRRIESATTISPNSSSNNAQTRSPSASHDSLLAIITAIKGLLDRIDREIPLLQLAITASGESFSTSLPAGISPSRLLQASTLLTVGDTQFAQDPNRPVQIGPVFTLSLYMLFLGHASTLTPHPTSQAADTSVSTNGHCSETSSIRTGYGLGDGERKPLWQEVLHKARVRICRTRKDFYFDSKRGYCANPLKDHDFPLPAPESSGGGEYAYHLEVIEDLDDGRLHDDEHNIQPYDDIPRAGIRESIPVHQLSKIFYTDTGRILNIGSATDSEQRPVLLLKRDTQALPAHQETDGVGGFLQGLEDDDKSETSISASDEDDQAEIDRQLLEGLGRPVLEDCNAVPVSEDFFKWKFPSHLDPEWMAFEVYEEDDEDDIGEDDDTDSVGSTRLELPKCVTSKPGTPRDRRSLDSNVVDQIKRLSLNSPDRLGSLQAVTAAETENFVARSPFGAITTSLSLMEMLVRLAGLQEFQQTSHLSIPDHILTFFLEETSTTGLIGETQWRARSEAKCRMGFDPYTDAPTK; encoded by the exons ATGGATGAGTTCCTCGCAACAGTTGGCGTTCAAGCCATGAGATATGCCATTCGCTCCGGTATCGCCTTGACATCGTCGTATGCCGTCGGTCAATGTTCGAAACTACTCAAGTCAGTTGAAGACAAGGCTGCCCATGCCGAACTCAAATCGTTAAGAAACTTGCTTGATGGCAAAATAAAG ATCATCTCACCAGCCATAGATTTGATCGAGTTCAA GTCAGGTCGTGGAAATGTATTTCTCGAATCAGCAACTCCCCTTGCGAAATCATTGCATAAGGACATTGTCTCGCTGGGCCGTCGCATAGAGTCAGCAACTACTATCTCTCCAAACTCAAGTAGTAACAATGCCCAGACACGTTCACCATCTGCTAGCCACGACAGCCTGCTAGCTATCATCACCGCCATAAAGGGTCTGCTGGACCGAATCGATCGTGAGATCCCGCTACTACAGTTGGCCATTACTGCTTCTGGGGAGAGTTTTTCCACATCTCTACCCGCCGGCATATCACCGTCCAGACTGCTGCAGGCCAGCACACTGCTCACCGTCGGCGACACACAGTTCGCACAAGATCCAAATAGGCCAGTTCAGATTGGTCCAGTCTTTACTCTATCGCTCTACATGCTCTTTCTCGGACATGCATCCACACTGACGCCACACCCCACATCCCAAGCTGCAGACACCTCGGTCTCTACTAATGGTCACTGTTCAGAAACGTCAAGCATCAGGACTGGGTACGGGTTAGGGGATGGGGAGCGGAAGCCACTGTGGCAGGAAGTATTACACAAGGCGCGAGTTCGTATCTGCAGAACCCGCAAGGACTTCTACTTCGATAGTAAGCGAGGCTACTGTGCAAATCCGCTGAAAGACCACGATTTTCCCCTTCCAGCTCCTGAATCAAGCGGTGGGGGAGAATACGCATACCACCTGGAGGTTATCGAAGACCTTGACGACGGTCGACTCCACGATGACGAGCATAATATTCAGCCATACGACGACATTCCTCGAGCAGGCATTCGCGAATCCATTCCTGTACATCAGTTGTCCAAGATATTTTACACGGATACAGGCAGGATTTTGAATATCGGTTCCGCCACTGACAGCGAGCAAAGGCCAGTTTTGCTTTTGAAACGAGACACTCAAGCTCTGCCGGCCCACCAGGAAACCGATGGCGTCGGTGGGTTTCTCCAAGGactcgaggatgatgacaagAGCGAGACATCAATTTCGGCgagtgatgaagacgatcaAGCCGAGATCGACAGGCAACTTCTAGAGGGTCTCGGACGCCCAGTACTGGAAGACTGCAATGCCGTGCCGGTGAGCGAGGATTTCTTCAAGTGGAAATTCCCGTCACATCTCGATCCGGAGTGGATGGCCTTCGAGGTATacgaggaagatgacgaagatgatatcggagaagacgatgataCCGACTCGGTGGGTTCGACGAGGCTCGAGCTGCCAAAGTGTGTGACATCAAAGCCGGGTACGCCTCGTGATAGGAGATCTTTAGACTCGAATGTCGTCGATCAAATCAAGAGACTATCTTTGAACAGCCCTGATAGACTGGGCTCTCTGCAAGCAGTCACAGCAGCCGAGACAGAGAACTTTGTCGCCCGTTCGCCATTTGGGGCGATCACGACATCTCTATCTCTAATGGAGATGCTGGTACGACTGGCTGGTCTCCAGGAGTTTCAGCAGACATCTCATCTGTCTATTCCTGACCACATACTCACTTTCTTCCTGGAGGAGACTTCAACCACAGGGCTAATTGGCGAAACGCAGTGGAGGGCTCGAAGCGAAGCAAAGTGTCGTATGGGATTTGATCCTTATACCGATGCGCCAACGAAGTAG
- the ACU6 gene encoding Phosphoenolpyruvate carboxykinase (ATP) (EggNog:ENOG41), with the protein MNDPVKRSASLYSNQFLKGPSTQIKASGTGLFKMLPNNVNKTSLHPTGVTPHQEHTELEQELHDKAHIDYDRVAIIPNPSVAALYEDALVYETGTAITSSGALTAYSGAKTGRSPLDKRIVEEASSKDNIWWGPVNKPMTPEVWKINRERAVDYLNTRSRIYVIDGFAGWDEKYRIRVRVICARAYHALFMRNMLIRPSREELKDFHPDYTIYNAGKFPANRYTEGMTSGTSVAINFEQKEMVILGTEYAGEMKKGVFTVLFYEMPIKHNVLTLHSSANEGKKGDVTLFFGLSGTGKTTLSADPNRALIGDDEHCWSDNGVFNIEGGCYAKTIGLSAEKEPDIFGAIRYGSVLENVVFDPLTREVDYDDATLTENTRCAYPIEYISNAKIPCLSPNSPSNIILLTCDARGVLPPISKLDRNQTMFHFISGYTSKMAGTEDGVTEPQATFSSCFAQPFLALHPMKYAKMLADKIETHKANAWLLNTGWVGAGFAQGGKRCPLKYTRAILDAIHSGELANVEYENYEVFNLQVPKTCPNVPSELLNPSKAWTAGEDSFKNEVVKLGKLFRENFTKYESEATEDVVKAGPVV; encoded by the exons aTGAATGACCCCGTCAAAAGAAGTGCTTCTCTCTATTCAAATCAATTTCTCAAAGGTCCAAGCACACAGATCAAGGCTTCAGGAACCGGTTTATTCAAGA TGCTTCCCAACAACGTTAACAAGACCTCCCTCCACCCTACCGGTGTTAC TCCTCACCAGGAGCACACCGAGCTAGAACAGGAGCTCCACGACAAGGCTCACATCGATTATGACCGTGTCGCCATT ATTCCCAACCCTTCAGTCGCTGCCCTCTACGAGGATGCTCTTGTTTACGAGACCGGTACTGCTATCACCTCCAGCGGGGCCCTGACTGCCTACTCTGGCGCCAAGACTGGACGATCTCCCCTCGACAAGCGAATTGTCGAGGAGGCTTCTTCCAAGGACAACATCTG GTGGGGACCTGTCAACAAGCCCATGACTCCTGAG GTCTGGAAGATCAACCGAGAACGTGCTGTCGATTACCTCAACACACGAAGCCGTATCTATGTCATCGATGGTTTCGCCGGCTGGGACGAGAAGTACCGTATCCGAGTTCGAGTTATCTGCGCCCGTGCCTACCATGCTCTCTTCATGCGAAACATGCTTATCCGACCTTCACgagaggagctcaaggactTCCACCCCGACTACACCATCTACAATGCCGGCAAGTTCCCCGCCAACAGATACACCGAGGGTATGACATCTGGTACCTCCGTTGCCATCAACTTTgagcagaaggagatggTCATCCTCGGTACCGAGTACGCTG GCGAAATGAAGAAGGGAGTCTTCACTGTCCTCTTCTACGAGATGCCTATCAAGCACAACGTCCTCACCCTCCACTCCTCTGCCAAtgagggcaagaagggcgaTGTCACACTCTTCTTCGGTCTCTCTGGAACTGGCAAGACCACTCTCTCCGCCGACCCCAACCGAGCTCTTATTGGTGACGACGAGCACTGCTGGTCCGACAACGGTGTCTTCAACATCGAGGGAGGTTGCTACGCCAAGACCATTGGCCTGTCCGCCGAGAAGGAGCCAGATATCTTTGGCGCTATCCGATACGGCTCTGTCCTCGAGAACGTCGTCTTCGACCCTCTCACCCGTGAGGTTGACTACGACGATGCCACCCTCACTGAGAACACCCGATGTGCCTACCCCATCGAGTACATCTCCAACGCCAAGATTCCTTGCCTGTCTCCCAACTCCCCTTCCAACATTATCCTCCTCACATGCGACGCCCGCGGTGTTCTCCCCCCTATCTCCAAGCTCGACCGCAACCAGACCATGTTCCACTTCATCTCTGGTTACACCTCCAAGATGGCCGGTACTGAGGACGGCGTCACCGAGCCCCAGGCTACCTTCTCCAGCTGCTTCGCCCAGCCCTTCCTTGCTCTGCACCCCATGAAGTACGCCAAGATGCTTGCCGACAAGATTGAGACTCACAAGGCTAACGCCTGGCTCCTCAACACCGGTTGGGTCGGTGCCGGTTTTGCTCAGGGCGGCAAGCGATGCCCCCTCAAGTACACTCGTGCCATTCTCGATGCCATCCACTCTGGCGAACTTGCCAACGTCGAGTATGAGAACTATGAGGTCTTCAACCTCCAGGTTCCCAAGACCTGTCCTAACGTCCCCTCAGAGCTTCTCAACCCCTCCAAGGCCTGGACCGCTGGCGAGGATAGCTTCAAGAACGAGGTTGTCAAGCTGGGCAAGCTCTTCCGCGAGAACTTCACCAAGTACGAGAGCGAGGCCACCGAGGACGTTGTCAAGGCTGGTCCCGTTGTctaa
- a CDS encoding hypothetical protein (EggNog:ENOG41), which yields MAPLVPRFHLFEIDDQTWFPAFLRARVQDGLTRAWLSNTPLQSQSPASLSAQVLIRQLNKSLPDYTYIDFCAGGGGPTPSIARTVNAHLHSQGSDPVRFILTDLHPNVEAWEQVAQKNPLLTYERNSVDASSAPEYLVKREDGTKPFRLFNLAFHHFDDDLAKDILRDTVETSEGLAIFELQDRSFASVLAVTFLGIGAFFSAPFFALKWRSPATFIFSCLIPILPFVLMFDGYISALRTRTPEEVEALLRSCGADTSKWEVKSGSEMHLWPCGYLNWVICRPARKG from the exons ATGGCTCCTCTCGTTCCTCGGTTCCATCTCTTTGAGATTGACGATCAGACTTG GTTTCCCGCCTTTCTTCGTGCTCGCGTCCAAGATGGCCTTACGCGCGCCTGGCTCTCCAACACGCCTCTCCAGTCCCAATCTCCCGCGAGTCTCAGCGCCCAAGTCCTGATCAGGCAGCTCAACAAGTCTCTGCCCGATTATACTTACATCGATTTCTGTGCTGGCGGTGGTGGACCCACGCCCTCGATAGCTCGCACCGTCAACGCGCACCTTCACTCTCAGGGATCGGATCCTGTTCGCTTTATCCTTACGGACTTGCACCCAAATGTCGAGGCCTGGGAACAGGTTGCCCAGAAGAATCCGCTGTTGACCTATGAACGAAACTCTGTCGATGCGTCGTCTGCTCCGGAGTATCTTGTCAAGAGGGAAGATGGAACGAAGCCTTTCAGGCTGTTCAACCTGGCATTTCACCACTTTGACGACGACCTGGCCAAGGATATCCTGCGAGATACTGTCGAGACGAGCGAGGGACTTGCCATCTTCGAACTACAAGATCGTTCCTTTGCAAGCGTGTTGGCGGTTACGTTCTTGGGTATTGGCGCATTCTTTAGTGCTCCATTCTTCGCGCTCAAGTGGCGATCGCCTGCAACATTCATCTTCTCGTGCTTGATCCCTATTCTACCGTTCGTTCTCATGTTTGATGGGTATATCTCAGCGCTGCGGACAAGAACGcctgaagaagttgaggccTTGTTGCGGTCTTGTGGTGCAGACACGAGCAAATGGGAGGTCAAGAGCGGTAGTGAGATGCACCTCTGGCCGTGCGGATATCTCAATTGGGTCATCTGTAGACCTGCTCGTAAAGGTTAA
- the CKB1 gene encoding casein kinase 2 regulatory subunit (EggNog:ENOG41) translates to MSTSSGVPESWISSFCSLLGHEYFAEVSEEFIEDDFNLTGLQSQVAMYKEALEMILDVEPEDDEEEEEEEEEEDENESDPERLTRAASERRHHRMASDLSVIESSAEMLYGLIHQRFICSRAGIQQMSEKYELGHFGCCPRTNCDQARTLPVGLSDIPGEDTVKLFCPSCLDVYVPPNSRFQTVDGAFFGRTFGSLFLLTFPEYDLTKRGIEVLSSTSSRVNEGDGLINGMYAKNIGPGLGRERIYEPRIYGFRVSERARSGPRMQWLRERPSDINELDEARLYAEQNPDSEDDDENSGQAGVNGRVMVRRRPPGNARLRQRQNNNGSPMALSTNGAESEL, encoded by the exons ATGTCGACCTCTTCGGGCGTCCCCGAGTCCTGGATATCCAGTTTCTGCTCTCTTCTCGGCCATGAATACTTTGCCGAAGTCTCGGAAGAGTTTATCGAGGACGACTTCAACCTGACTGGTCTGCAGTCCCAGGTTGCCATGTATAAGGAAGCATTGGAG ATGATCCTGGATGTGGAACCAGaggacgacgaggaagaggaagaagaggaggaggaagaggacgagaACGAGTCAGACCCAGAACGCTTGACTAGAGCAGCCAGTGAGCGGAGGCACCACCGCATGGCCAGCGACTTGTCCGTCATCGAATCCTCTGCCGAGATGCTGTACGGCCTCATTCACCAACGCTTTATCTGCTCCAGGGCTGGCATCCAGCAGATGAGTGAAAAGTACGAACTAGGCCATTTTGGCTGCTGCCCCAGGACAAACTGTGACCAAGCTCGCACTCTGCCTGTCGGTCTCTCCGATATCCCCGGCGAGGACACggtcaagctcttctgcCCTTCATGTTTAGACGTTTATGTCCCACCCAACAGCCGTTTCCAAACCGTTGACGGCGCCTTCTTTGGTCGTACTTTCGgctctctctttctccttacTTTCCCAGAATATGACCTTACTAAGCGCGGTATCGAAGTGCTGTCATCCACCAGCTCTCGTGTTAACGAAGGCGATGGTCTCATCAACGGCATGTACGCAAAGAATATTGGCCCTGGTCTAGGCCGTGAGCGTATATACGAGCCTCGCATTTATGGTTTCCGCGTTTCTGAGAGAGCCCGCTCTGGCCCCAGGATGCAGTGGCTGCGTGAGCGCCCCTCAGATATTAACGAGCTCGACGAAGCCCGTCTCTATGCAGAACAAAACCCTGACtcggaggatgacgacgagaacAGCGGCCAAGCTGGTGTGAATGGCAGAGTTATGGTTCGTCGACGCCCTCCTGGAAACGCTCGCCTTCGCCAGAGGCAGAACAACAATGGTAGCCCCATGGCTCTGTCCACTAATGGAGCTGAATCCGAGTTGTAG